A window of Candidatus Gracilibacteria bacterium genomic DNA:
CGTAATAATATATCTTCATCACTGGCTATGCTCATGAGTTTCTCACGATCTATATGAGTAATATATCCTCAGGTTATAGCTACTATTTCACTTATATGTTTATACTTCGTTAGACTGATTTCAAAGCGCCCAAGTTCTATGTTTTCATCCATGGATGCTTCTTTAGAATCTTTTTTATTTTCCAACTTTTTAAGATTGAGAGAGAGCTCTTCATATATTTCTTTGAGTAAGGTATCTGCCTGAATCGACAGTGCAACATGGTGTATATAAAAAATAAGCAGAATAATATTTGCAAGCGCAGATATGAGAGCAACAAATATAGAAATATCTGGAAAAAAATCTATATAATTTTCACTTCTGATAATTCTGAGTGTGAGGAGGCAATAGGTAAAAGTAGCGAGATATGAGCCAAGTACAATTTGATTGAGTCTATTACTCATAAAGTTTTTAAGAATTCTGGACCCAAATTGACCTGAAGCAAGTGTAAGAGCTACGAGTGTTATTGAAAAAACAAGCCCAGCAAGAGATATCATTGAACTTGAAATAGTAGAAAGTATTTGCCTATAAGAATCAACGGATCATTCTAAAAAACTGAGATAGGGAATATTGATTCATAGTCCAGAACTTGAATCTAGGTACACTGTTAAAAAAGAAAGGACTCATCACGCAAATATGATAAGTATTGGAAGAAACCAAAAACTGGTAAAAAGAAATGCCTTAAGTTCTAATATTTTAGCTTTCATAATTTTTTTTAAAAATATTTACTTTCTATAATATGTGATAATCACATAATTAAAAACTTTTATATGTTCTAATAATTACTATAATAGATTAATAAATAAGTAATTTATATTTTTATTTTTATTTTCATGAATCAAAAATTTTGATTTACATTGGTAGAACTTATAGTTGTAATAACTATTATATGAATCCTTTCTACGGTATGATTTGTATCGTATTCAAACTATCTCACTTGAGCGAGAGACTCAAATAGGATTTCACAGGTCGTAAAAATTTCTGATTCACTACAAGTTTATTCAACAAATAAAAATCTCCCGATTCCTGATGATAGTGTGAATGTATTACTATCTTGAAGTGTTATTTGATATCAGTGATACCTTTGATCTGATGCCCTTGAAACTATAGATTATACAAATGGAGGAAAAGACCCAAAGGATGATTTATTTTTTACTTACTACGTTGATACATCTCGAAGAGGATTTCAATTATTAAGTTATTTTGAAGAAAATAGCAATCTCTCATCAAGTGTACAAAATATTACAAATGCTGTAGATTATTCCGATAGATTCTTGAAGTTATACTGAAAAAAACTTTGAATCGTAACTCAATGAGAATCAAATATTCCAATTCAGGAAATTAGTTCATTAGGATGACAATTAGATTTAGCTACGAGTACTATCAATTATACTCTCAATTTTTGAAATAACGACGTTTTCACTGCCAGCTGATATACGCTGTATGCTCTCACAAATGCTCGACTTTGAACTGACACTCCTGCTTGTGATGTTTGATTTATTGGTGTGCCAGGAAATAAGGAATTTAACACATCGTGATTTTGTGTCGCTCAGTTTGAAATGAGTTATGCTGATGCTGATACTCCCAACTCTGTAAAATCAAATTCAGGTTCTAACTCCGTAGCATATATACCTTGAAAAAAACTCGTATCAAAGTCTTGAAAATATCCGATAGCTGATATTAGTCAAGAGAGCGCTATACGAGCATGTAAAACACTTTGAACATGATATCATCTCATAAATGATAATGAATGGATGACTATTGCTAGAAATATAGAATCTGTGTGAACCAATTGGTCCAGCTGAAAAGTAGGTCAATGATTTATTTACAATGGAGTCTCAGATGATCTGACGACTTGATGTGGTATAACAGGGTGAGTCACTGAACCACGAGTCAGAGGGACAAGGACAGGTAAGATTGCAAATGAACTCTGTAATTCTCGTAAATCACATAGCTTATCTAATGGAAAAACTGTATGGGATATGGCTTGAAACCTATGGGAAGAAGTAAACAAGGATTCAAGTGTTGAAGGAACTAATTTTAATTTGTGACAAACTGTAATGGCTGGTACATCACCTTCAACAAGTTTTGATACAGATGGAATATATGATACTGCAGATATGAAAAAGTATGGATCAGCGTTTCTCTATGGAACTGCAAATGGTATGTGAACCGTATACAGGTGAGACTGAATAGCATGAAACAGATTTATGAGATGAGCAACGGCTTCCGATAGGACTTTTACTTGAATATATTCAATAGACTTTGATAGATATACAGCCCTTGATTCCTATAATGATTCTCAAGGATTTGTATGATTTAGATGTGCCCAATATAAATAAAGTAAAAAAGAAAAAAGACTCCTGAGTGAGAGTCTTTTTTTTATATATTTATTTATAGAACTACTCAGCTCATAAGTTAGCTTCCATTCTACGCATTATTTCTTTATTAATAGAGTTATCATCGTGTTCTATCATAGAAAAAAGCGTATCTTGATTGAGTACTATTGTATTTACTGGACTTTTTGAGATGATAGTAGCACTTCTCTCTTCTTCATTGAGCAGTGCTATTTCTCAAAATATATCTCCCGCAGAGAGGTGAGCACTCATTTCTCAATGAATAAATACTTCTACTTCTCCTGATTCTATAATATACCCATTTCCATCTGGTATATCTCATTGTTCCATAATTATTTCTCAGGCAGCAAATGATGTACGTTCTGAATTATTAATTATTTCTTGAACTACTTCGTCAGTGATGCCATCAAATATTTTCAATTTTTTTGTATTTTTAAATAAGTCCATTGTGTGTGTTTTTGAGATAGGAAAATAAACATTAGTTCTAGCATACTACATAATCTTAAATCGTTCAAATTTTGCATCTCTTTTTTTTATATGCTAAAATAAATAACATATATATAAATAATATTATTTACTTGAGCCAAGTATTATTACATCAGGTTTTACTGTTTCTTCTCTCACCGAGTATGATATGAGTGTATACAACTTTTATTTTACTGATAATTATTTGTTTCGTATTATCATATTCTCCACAATCTAAAATAAGTATTACTCTAGAACTTATTTTTGAAAAAGGCTATATTTTTTTTGAGGAAATCGTAGGAAAAGAGTCTAAAAAAATACTTCCTTATATTGTAAGCTTGTTTTTTTTGCTGCTTATTATCAATCTTTTAGGAGTAGTGTCAGATTTTATAGCTCCTATTTTAGGATTTTCCCCTGAGTGAGAATTTGTTCTCAGTCAATATTTTCAGACTCCAAGTGCTGACTTGAGTTTTAATCTCGCAGTTGCACTGGTGAGTATGATTCTTTTATTATGAGTTCAGTTTTCACATTTTGGTTTCAAAAAAGCTATATATAGTTATGTGCCTATATTTGGGAAATGATACCTATCTTATACAGCTGGCAAAAAAAATGCAAAAATGTATCTTATATTCTATCCACTTGTAAAATTCTTTGATATTGTATTATCACTTTTTCTTTCTTTTTTAGATATCGTTGGTCTCTTTGCAAAAGTAGTATCACTTTCATTTCGTCTCTTTGGAAATATAGCTTCTGGATGAGTATTACTGATACTCCTATTTTGAGCGCTCAATGATTTCACTCAAAAAATAAGTACATTTATGGGAGGAATAAATTTTCCTGTCATTTTTCCCCTGATTCTCTACGCACAAAGTACATTGGTAGCTTGTATACAAGCAATGGTGTTTGCACTATTGGTAGCTATATTTATACGAGTAAGTCAGTTAGAGGCAAGTCAGTAATTTTGTGCTCAATAAAGAGATATGTTACTCTATTATTATAGTTATTAAAATAAAAATATGGATATTTCAGCTATGTCAATGTGAGCAGCACTTGCTGTTTGACTATCTGGTCTCGGAGTTGCACTGGGGGAAGCAGCACTCGCACGAACTTCACTTGAAATGATGGGGAAGTCACCGAGACTCTCTGGAACGATGATGATTTTTACAGTACTTGGTATCGCGCTCGTAGAAACTGCAGTTATCTATGGTCTCGTTGTAGCATTTTCAATTATTGGATCAACAGCCTGAGATGCAAATCTTATTGGTGCTGGACTCGTAATTGGTCTTACTGGTTTTGGAGCTGGTCTTTGAGAGGGGATGCTTCTAGCAAAAGCTCTTGAAGCAGTAAATAGAAATCCTGAAAATAAAAATCAGATACTTCAATATATGGTATTATTTGCAGCATTGGTAGAAACTTCTGCTATTTACGGACTCACAGTTGCACTTAAACTTATAGGATAAATATACATTTCAAATGCCAGATATAGATATCTACATCGTCCTTGCTCAGATAATAAATTTTGGGATACTTCTTGCAGTATTTCATTATTTTATTGGGAAAAAACTTACACAAAATATTGAGCAAAGAAAAATACAGCTTGAAAAACTCAGAACAGCAGAGGAACACTATGAGCAAAAAATGTCACTTGCGAGACAACATAAACAAGAACTACTTGATGGAGCGAGAAAAACGACTGCAGAACTTATGCGTGAATCAGAGATAATAGTAGACCAAAAAGCTAAAAATATCATCTCTATCGCACATAAACAAGCACTCAGTATTTTAGAGTGATGAAAACGCGAAGTAGAAAAAGAGCGAAGGAGTATGCTCGTGCAAATGAAATCTCATATTCTCGATGTATCTCTGAAACTCAATGAAAAGATGTTTGGAAAAAATGAGGCCAACAGAGAATATATCTCTGAAGAAATTAAAAAAATGAATACTTAAAATTAGACATTATATATTCTTATATACAATAGACTTAAAATTATTTTTTGAGTCTATTTTTTATGCTCTGAGTCCTGTTAAAAATCAACATCATAATTTTGGGTAATTTACTTGCTTTTTATCTTATTTGACTTATACTCGACGCGCTTTTTGGCACTGGCAACCTTATGAGACTCATAAGTATCTGTTTTTCTCTCCCTGTTTTGGGCTTGATAATGTACTTCAAAGCATGAAAATTATTACAAGATATACAAACAATTTCACCTATCAATGACAACAGAGAATCAAACAAATAACTCATATGACATTACTGATGCAGAACTTCATGATGCAACAGGAACTGAGCATGCAGAAGGACCACATATACCCCTTATTCAAGGAGAGCAGGTATATGGACCAATCTCAAATACGAGTATAACAACGTTTATATTCCTTCTTATTGTTATTGTTGTTTCTCTCCTAGCTAATAAAGCACTTAAAACAAATAAGGATTCAAAACTTAAAACATTTTTTCTTCACTTTGTAAAATTCTTTGATGATCAGATGAGAGAATCATTTTCTACAAAAAAAGAATCTCGTAAATATTATGCACTTATAGTTGGGATGTTCTCAATTATTCTCTTCGGGAATCTCTTTGGACTTATTATAGATTGGTTTGGTATGTCAGTGACACCAACACTTCTCACGTATATGAGACCTATGCACAGTGATCTCAATACTACTCTTGTTCTCTCGCTTATTACAGTGGTACTCATGCTCGTGATTCAGGTTCGTTCTCAAGGGGCTGTTGGAATGACGAAGTCATATCTTTGGAATTTTAAATGAGATAATATTGGAATGAAGCTCATTAATGTATTTGTAGGTTGGTTGCATTTCCTTGGACTTCCTGCAACTCTTGCATCACTCTCACTGAGACTCTTTGGGAATATATTTGCAGGTATTGTGCTTATTTGAGTTATAAGTTATCTTATGGCTTCAGCAACAAGTGTGTTTTTTGAAGCTGGGAGATTGCTTGCTATACCATTTTGGTTCTTTGAGGTATTCGTTGCGCTTATACAAGCAATTGTATTTGCATTTCTGATGATAGCATACTTTAAGCAATCAGCGGAACACCACTAAAAATTAAGGTATTCATTTTCTTAAATATATTTTGAGAGAATGCCATTTTAATTTTTATTATAATTGAACTATGGAAACAGAAGGAATGAAAATGTTAGCTATGGCTTTAGCTATTGGTCTTGGATCATTTGGTCCTGCAATCGGTATTGGTCTAATCGGGAAAGGAGCACTTGAAGCTCTTGGAAGAAACCCTGAAGCTTCAGGAAAAATCCAATCACTTGCAATTCTCGCTATTGCCTTTGCAGAAGCAGTTGCAATCTACGCTCTTGTAATTGCATTTATTATCGGTTTCGTACTATAATAGAACAAACAGAGACTTTATAGACTTAGAACCTATTTAATATATGGCTACTCCAGCAGAAAATACATGACTTACTAATTTACAGTTTGTAACGGTAGAGACTTTTGTGATTCAATTTATCATCATCCTTATTGTTTTATGGGTGTTAAATAAATTTGTATTCCGTCCGTATCTTGCATATCTTGATGAATGGGAAGCAAAACAAAAAAAAGTTCAAGAAGACTACAACAATGCTGAGTCTATTCTTGAAGAAAAGAGAAAACAAGGAGATGAACTTCTCGAAAAAGCACGTTTTAAATGAAATAGTGTTATTGAGGAAGCTGAGTCACTTGCAAAGAGTAAAAAGGATGCAATTTTACTTGAGGCTCAAACACAAGCTCAAGAATCAATTACGCTTGCTCATTCTCAAATCGAAAAAGAGAGACAATCTATGTTGTCTCAAATTAAGAAAAATGTGGTAGATATGACCTTGAGACTCAATGAGAAACTTTTTAAAGACTCAAAAGTGTCAAAAGACTTTATCGAAAAAAATATAGATTCTCTCTAAAAAATACTTCTCAATGAAAAATATAGACGCACTTAGCTTGCCTGAAATGAAAGTTCTCCTATGAAACCTAAAAACCTACTCAGATATGAGTAAGAAACTAGGTCATCGAGGAAGAGATTTATTCCAAAGACAAATAACTGGATCAAAGAATTTTGTAGTTGAATATTTTCCAGCATTTGGGGAAGATGCTGCTTGGGAACAAGCTCAAGTAGTATTTAAAAAAAGTTTCAATTCGTCTCCTAAAAGAGAGGAAGTTCAATTTGAAGCAAAAGAATCTATGAAAGGAGGTATGAAAGTTTTTGTGGATGACAATATGGTAGATATCAGTTTCACAAAGGTTGAAAGACTCTTACAAAAATAAAAATTCAAAGCGTATTTTCCTTACGCACAATATTCTCACTTTTGGGATTCTTGTGTGTGAGGAAAATAGATAAACATTATACTTTAATCTAAAAAAATATATGTCAAACGATGTATTGCAGTCAATTATTTCAGAAATTGAGACAAAAATAGACTCTACAAATCTGAATCCAGAAATCGAAAATGTCGGTGAAGTATTTTATCTTTGAGATGGTGTTGCTAAGGTTTCAGGCCTCGCAAAAGCATCATACAATGAAGTTCTAGAATTCGAAAGTGGAGCAATCTGAGTAGCTCTCAATCTTGAGGATCATTACGTTTGAGTTGTTGTTCTTTCTGGTTTTCAAAAAATAAAAGAAGGTGAAACAGTTAAAACAAGTGGAAAAACTCTTGAAGTACCTGTTGGTCCAGAAATGATTGGTCGAGTAGTTGATGCACTTGGTCGTCCTATTGATGGTCTCGGAGAAGTAAAAGCGAAAGAAATGTACCCAGTTGAGAGACAAGCAGAATGAGTAATGGCTCGAAAATCAGTTCACGAACCTATGGAAACAGGTATCAAGGCTATTGACGCGCTTGTGCCTATTGGTCGAGGTCAAAGAGAGCTTATTATCGGTGACAGACAAGTTGGGAAAACTCAAGTTGCAATTGATACTATCCTCAATCAAAAAGGACAAGGAATTACATGTGTGTATGTTGCTATCGGTCAAAAAGAAGGGAAGGTTTCACGAATCGTTGAAAATCTTCGAAAAGCTGGAGCGATGGATTATACAATCGTAGTTTCTGCATGAGCTTCTGAACCAGCTGCTATGCAATATCTTGCTCCGTATACTGGGTGCGCGATGGCTGAGTATTTCATGTTCAATGGAAAGCATTCTCTTATTATCTATGATGACCTTTCAAAACAAGCAGTAGCTTATAGAGAAATGTCTCTTCTTCTTAGACGTCCACCAGGTCGAGAAGCTTATCCTGGTGATGTATTCTTTCTTCACTCTAGACTTCTAGAACGATCAGCAAAACTTAACGATGAACTAGGAGGTGGTTCTATGACTGCTCTCCCAATTATTGAAACACAAGCAGGTGATGTATCAGCGTATATTCCTACCAATGTAATCTCTATTACTGATGGGCAGATATTTCTTGATACCAATCTCTTCAACTCATGACAAAAACCGGCTATCTCAGTTGGTCTCTCTGTTTCTCGAGTTTGAGGATCAGCTCAAATGAAAGCTATGAAGAAAAACTCAGGGACTCTCAAACTTGACCTTGCTCAATACCGAGAACTTGCAGCATTTTCTCAATTTGCTTCAGATCTTGATGAAGCAACTCGAAAACAACTTGATAGAGGGGCAAGAATGATGGAGTTACTCAAACAAGGACTCAATGCTCCTGTTCCAGTTCCTAAACAAGTTGCAGCTCTCTATGCTGGTTGAAAAGGATTCCTTGATACTATTCCAGTAGAAAAAGTACTGAAGTTTGAAGCTGATTTACATGCTTCACTTGATGAGGAAAAAACTGTACTTAAGGCAATTACGGACGAAAAAAATATATCAGAAGACACGGAAGCAAAACTTATTAAAATCATTGAAAAAGTAGTAGAACTTAATAAATAAAAACTATCTCATCTTATGTCAAACGCTAAAGAGATAAAACGTAAAATCGGAAGTATTCAAAATACTGCTAAAATCACGAAAGCGATGGAGCTTATTTCAACAGTAAAGATGAAAAAAGCTCAAGAACTCGCTCTTTCTAAGAAAGATTTCGTGCTTGAGATGTTGAAAATTTTTGGAAGAATTGAAGAATTTCTCCATGATTTTCCATATTTTTCAAAATTTGAAAGTAAAAAAACTCTCGCAATAGTTATTACTTCAAACAAAGGACTTTGTGGTGGGTACAATGTAAATGTACTGAAGAAAGTAAATGAGTACGTCAAAGAAAATCCTGATCAAAATCTTGAGTATATAACGCTTGGGAAAAAAGCCTCAGCTTTTGTTGCACGAACTGGGAACACACTTCTTGCAGACTTTTCTCCAGAATTTACAGATAATATTGATCCACTTTTTATTAAATCAGTGACTCGACTCATTTATGAAAAATACTTGAGTGGGGAATACGGAAAAGTAGTTATATTTTATAACTATTATGTAAACTCTATAAAGCAAGTACCAATAGCACGAGAGTTTCTTCCTATTGATGATGCAGCCGTAAAAAAATATCTAGAAGATGTAGTAAATGATCCAGAAGCACTGAGAGAAATAGAACATGACGTTACAGACTATATCATAGAACCATCAATGGAAGCTATTGCGATGGACGTGATTCCAATGATACTTGATATGATGTTTTATGATATTGTTCTCGAATCAAAGGCATCAGAACATTCAGCTCGAATGGTTGCCATGAAGGCTGCAAAAGATAACTCTAAAAAAATCGCTGACATGCTTACACTTGCTTACAACAAAGCAAGACAAGGACTTATTACTCGGGAAGTATCAGAAATTGTAGCTTGAGTGGAGGCACTTAAAGATACCTAGATTGACAAAATTATGAAACAGAGTAGAGTTTAAAAAGTTTAATTTTTAAATATCAAATGATGAGAGATTTACCCCTAGTAGTGAAAATAATCATAAATATTGTATTATACATACTCTATGTGCTTGTTATTTCAGTTATTTTTTCTATCATATTTCCTCTTGTGATTTCAGTATTTTGAGGAACGGTTCCTGATC
This region includes:
- a CDS encoding prepilin-type N-terminal cleavage/methylation domain-containing protein — protein: MNQKFGFTLVELIVVITIIGILSTVGFVSYSNYLTGARDSNRISQVVKISDSLQVYSTNKNLPIPDDSVNVLLSGSVIGYQGYLGSDALETIDYTNGGKDPKDDLFFTYYVDTSRRGFQLLSYFEENSNLSSSVQNITNAVDYSDRFLKLYGKKLGIVTQGESNIPIQEISSLGGQLDLATSTINYTLNFGNNDVFTASGYTLYALTNARLGTDTPACDVGFIGVPGNKEFNTSGFCVAQFEMSYADADTPNSVKSNSGSNSVAYIPGKKLVSKSGKYPIADISQESAIRACKTLGTGYHLINDNEWMTIARNIESVGTNWSSGKVGQGFIYNGVSDDLTTGCGITGGVTEPRVRGTRTGKIANELCNSRKSHSLSNGKTVWDMAGNLWEEVNKDSSVEGTNFNLGQTVMAGTSPSTSFDTDGIYDTADMKKYGSAFLYGTANGMGTVYRGDGIAGNRFMRGATASDRTFTGIYSIDFDRYTALDSYNDSQGFVGFRCAQYK
- a CDS encoding F0F1 ATP synthase subunit A; translated protein: MTTENQTNNSYDITDAELHDATGTEHAEGPHIPLIQGEQVYGPISNTSITTFIFLLIVIVVSLLANKALKTNKDSKLKTFFLHFVKFFDDQMRESFSTKKESRKYYALIVGMFSIILFGNLFGLIIDWFGMSVTPTLLTYMRPMHSDLNTTLVLSLITVVLMLVIQVRSQGAVGMTKSYLWNFKGDNIGMKLINVFVGWLHFLGLPATLASLSLRLFGNIFAGIVLIGVISYLMASATSVFFEAGRLLAIPFWFFEVFVALIQAIVFAFLMIAYFKQSAEHH
- a CDS encoding cyclic nucleotide-binding domain-containing protein, with amino-acid sequence MDLFKNTKKLKIFDGITDEVVQEIINNSERTSFAAGEIIMEQGDIPDGNGYIIESGEVEVFIHGEMSAHLSAGDIFGEIALLNEEERSATIISKSPVNTIVLNQDTLFSMIEHDDNSINKEIMRRMEANLGAE
- a CDS encoding DUF2254 domain-containing protein — its product is MKAKILELKAFLFTSFWFLPILIIFAGGVLSFLTVYLDSSSGLGINIPYLSFLEGSVDSYRQILSTISSSMISLAGLVFSITLVALTLASGQFGSRILKNFMSNRLNQIVLGSYLATFTYCLLTLRIIRSENYIDFFPDISIFVALISALANIILLIFYIHHVALSIQADTLLKEIYEELSLNLKKLENKKDSKEASMDENIELGRFEISLTKYKHISEIVAITGGYITHIDREKLMSIASDEDILLRVLKISGDFSILGSSLIQISAKKMLDPDILQALTNCISISKTRSPLGDIKFSLQQLVEIAVRALSPGINDPFTALSSLSRIFSFLGELSTYKMPNIVHWDDKKNPRIIFQELTYGELIELSLTQIRHYAKESPFVLKEMSENLEQLSKLDIIDDFDSEIKAHLRATKKVLSKFSNEFLYYDVGAKT
- the atpG gene encoding ATP synthase F1 subunit gamma, giving the protein MSNAKEIKRKIGSIQNTAKITKAMELISTVKMKKAQELALSKKDFVLEMLKIFGRIEEFLHDFPYFSKFESKKTLAIVITSNKGLCGGYNVNVLKKVNEYVKENPDQNLEYITLGKKASAFVARTGNTLLADFSPEFTDNIDPLFIKSVTRLIYEKYLSGEYGKVVIFYNYYVNSIKQVPIAREFLPIDDAAVKKYLEDVVNDPEALREIEHDVTDYIIEPSMEAIAMDVIPMILDMMFYDIVLESKASEHSARMVAMKAAKDNSKKIADMLTLAYNKARQGLITREVSEIVAGVEALKDT
- a CDS encoding ATP synthase F0 subunit B; translated protein: MATPAENTGLTNLQFVTVETFVIQFIIILIVLWVLNKFVFRPYLAYLDEWEAKQKKVQEDYNNAESILEEKRKQGDELLEKARFKGNSVIEEAESLAKSKKDAILLEAQTQAQESITLAHSQIEKERQSMLSQIKKNVVDMTLRLNEKLFKDSKVSKDFIEKNIDSL
- a CDS encoding F0F1 ATP synthase subunit A, which codes for MSQVLLHQVLLFLLSPSMIGVYTTFILLIIICFVLSYSPQSKISITLELIFEKGYIFFEEIVGKESKKILPYIVSLFFLLLIINLLGVVSDFIAPILGFSPEGEFVLSQYFQTPSADLSFNLAVALVSMILLLGVQFSHFGFKKAIYSYVPIFGKGYLSYTAGKKNAKMYLIFYPLVKFFDIVLSLFLSFLDIVGLFAKVVSLSFRLFGNIASGGVLLILLFGALNDFTQKISTFMGGINFPVIFPLILYAQSTLVACIQAMVFALLVAIFIRVSQLEASQ
- the atpE gene encoding ATP synthase F0 subunit C, which produces METEGMKMLAMALAIGLGSFGPAIGIGLIGKGALEALGRNPEASGKIQSLAILAIAFAEAVAIYALVIAFIIGFVL
- a CDS encoding F0F1 ATP synthase subunit alpha produces the protein MSNDVLQSIISEIETKIDSTNLNPEIENVGEVFYLGDGVAKVSGLAKASYNEVLEFESGAIGVALNLEDHYVGVVVLSGFQKIKEGETVKTSGKTLEVPVGPEMIGRVVDALGRPIDGLGEVKAKEMYPVERQAEGVMARKSVHEPMETGIKAIDALVPIGRGQRELIIGDRQVGKTQVAIDTILNQKGQGITCVYVAIGQKEGKVSRIVENLRKAGAMDYTIVVSAGASEPAAMQYLAPYTGCAMAEYFMFNGKHSLIIYDDLSKQAVAYREMSLLLRRPPGREAYPGDVFFLHSRLLERSAKLNDELGGGSMTALPIIETQAGDVSAYIPTNVISITDGQIFLDTNLFNSGQKPAISVGLSVSRVGGSAQMKAMKKNSGTLKLDLAQYRELAAFSQFASDLDEATRKQLDRGARMMELLKQGLNAPVPVPKQVAALYAGGKGFLDTIPVEKVLKFEADLHASLDEEKTVLKAITDEKNISEDTEAKLIKIIEKVVELNK
- the atpE gene encoding ATP synthase F0 subunit C; the encoded protein is MDISAMSMGAALAVGLSGLGVALGEAALARTSLEMMGKSPRLSGTMMIFTVLGIALVETAVIYGLVVAFSIIGSTAGDANLIGAGLVIGLTGFGAGLGEGMLLAKALEAVNRNPENKNQILQYMVLFAALVETSAIYGLTVALKLIG